TCCTATATTTGCAAACAAAGAGAGTTATTTGACAGCATAGCACCGCAAAGCGCTGAAAATCGCACGGTTGCCAATTCGTTACTGTTATTCCTCAAATATTCCGCTAAATATTTATTCCTCAAATGGTTGTGTCAGACCGTTGAAATTCTAAAATAATAGATAATATGGTACAGAAAACAAAGATTATCGTGCAGAAGAAAAACTATACTCTCCGTACTTGGCAAACCGAAGATGCAGCATCATTAGCCCAATATCTCAATAACAAGAATATTTGGAATAACTGTCGTGACGGTCTCCCCTATCCTTATAGCCAGGAAGATGCTAACGTTTTTCTCGCTATGGTACAAGCAAAAGAAAACATTCATGATTTCTGCATTGAGATAAACGGAGAAGCAGTCGGAAATATCGGTTTTATACCCGCTACGGATGTAGAACGTTTTAGTGCAGAAGTGGGCTACTGGATTGGAGAACCTTTCTGGAACCAGGGAATCGTTACTGACGCCCTGAAAAAAGCTATCAACTATTATTTCGAACACACTGATAAAATACGTGTATTCGCAGTCGTATTTGAGCATAACTCCCCATCCATGCGGGTATTAGAGAAAGTGGGATTCACGAAAGTAGGAATTATGCAAAAGGCTATTTTCAAGAATGATAATTTCATGAACGCACATTATTATGAACTTATCAAATAATCCGGAATTCATCAAGGAATCCTTTTCGGACACCCTCCTCATAAACGCCTTGTCAACCCTGAATTAAATCTATAAAAGCCCTCCTATTTTGCTCAAAATTCTTAAACCTGTGCATTTTTTACTCAGATTTCTTGTCAGAACCAAGTGTTTGAGTAAATTTGCATGCTGATAGTTAACCGGATAGTTTGAATAGCAAGAGATTACTACTTGACTACTGGCTGCTAACTTGTAGAAATACTAATACTAAATTTAATAGCATGAGTTTGAAAATTGTTGTATTGGCAAAACAAGTTCCCGACACACGCAACGTTGGGAAAGATGCCATGAAAGCCGACGGAACGATTAACCGTGCGGCACTCCCCGCCATCTTCAACCCCGAAGACCTGAATGCTCTCGAGCAAGCTCTCCGATTGAAAGATGCTCATCCAGGCTCTACCGTAACCATCCTGACAATGGGACCGGGACGGGCAGCCGACATTATTCGTGAAGGACTTTTCCGTGGTGCAGATAACGGTTACTTATTAACCGACCGTGCTTTCGCTGGTGCAGACACACTGGCTACGTCTTACGCACTTGCCACTGCCATCCGCAAAATCGGTGAGTATGACATTATTATCGGTGGTCGTCAGGCAATCGATGGTGACACGGCACAGGTAGGTCCGCAGGTAGCAGAAAAGCTGGGATTGACGCAAATCACATACGCAGAAGAAATTCTGGAAGTGGGCGATGGTAAGATTAAGGTGAAACGTCACATCGACGGTGGTGTTGAAACTGTAGAAGGCCCGCTGCCTATCGTGATTACTGTCAACGGTTCTGCAGCTCCTTGCCGTCCGCGTAACGCTAAATTGGTTCAGAAATACAAGCATGCCAAGACTGTGACTGAAAAACAGCAAGGCAATCTTGACTATACAGACCTGTATGACAAGCGCGATTATCTGAATCTGGCAGAATGGAGCGTAGCCGACGTAAACGGCGACCTCGCACAATGCGGTCTGTCCGGTTCGCCGACAAAAGTGAAAGCCATCCAGAACATCGTATTCCAGGCTAAAGAGAGCAAAACCATCAGCGGCAGCGACCGTGACGTGGAAGACCTGATTGTTGAACTATTAGCTAACCACACCATCGGATAATCATGAATAACTTATTTGTATATTGCGAAATAGAAGAAGGTAACGTTTTAGACGTCAGCCTCGAACTTCTGACCAAAGGTCGTTCGTTAGCCAACCAGTTGAACTGTCAGCTCGAAGCAGTGGTTGCCGGAACCGGCCTCAAAGAGATTGAAAAACAAATCCTTCCTTACGGAGTAGACAAACTTCACGTTTTCGACGGCGAAGGACTTTACCCTTATACTTCACTCCCCCACACGTCTATTCTGGTAAACCTTTTCAAAGAGGAACAGCCGCAAATCTGTCTGATGGGTGCCACTGTGATCGGTCGTGACCTCGGTCCGCGCGTTTCTTCTGCTTTGACCAGCGGATTGACTGCCGACTGTACTTCACTTGAAATCGGTGACCACGAAGACAAGAAAGAAGGCAAGACTTACAAAAACCTGTTGTATCAGATCCGTCCGGCTTTCGGCGGTAACATCGTTGCTACGATTGTGAACCCGGAACACCGCCCGCAGATGGCAACCGTTCGCGAAGGTGTGATGAAGAAAGAAATCCTCTCTCCTACTTATCAAGGAGAAGTGATCCGTCACGATGTGAAAAAATACGTAGCCGATACGGACTATGTAGTGAAAGTTATCGAACGCCACGTAGAAAAGGCTAAGAACAACCTGAAAGGTTCTCCGATCATCGTAGCCGGTGGATACGGAGTAGGTTCGAAAGAAAACTTCGACCTGTTGTTCGACCTCGCTAAAGAACTTCATGCAGAAGTAGGTGCCAGCCGTGCTGCTGTCGACGCAGGTTTCGCAGATCACGACCGCCAGATCGGTCAGACAGGTGTTACGGTTCGTCCGAAACTCTACATCGCTTGCGGTATCTCCGGACAGATTCAGCATATCGCCGGTATGCAGGAAAGTGGTATCATCATCTCCATCAACAACGACCCGGATGCTCCGATCAACACGATTGCCGATTACGTAATCAACGGAACTATCGAAGAAGTTGTGCCGAAGATGATTAAGTATTATAAACAAAATAGCAAGTAAGGAAAGATGGCTAATTATTATACAGACATACCGGAACTCAAGTTTCACTTGAACAATCCGATGATGAAACGTATTTGCGAACTCAAAGAACGCAATTACAGAGATAAAGATGAATTCGACTATGCTCCGCTGGACTTCGAAGATGCTGTAGACTCTTACGACAAAGTGTTGGAGATTACCGGAGAAATCACAGGAGAAATCATTGCCCCTAACGCAGAAGGCGTGGACACAGAAGGACCTCACTGTGCCAATGGTCGCGTAGAATATGCTTCGGGAACCAAACAAAACCTGGACGCAATGGTGAAAGCCGGCTTGAATGGTATGACCATGCCACGTAAGTTCGGCGGTCTGAACTTCCCGATCACCCCATACACCATGTGCGCGGAAATCGTGGCTGCTGCCGACGCTGGTTTCGGGAACATCTGGTCATTGCAAGACTGTATCGAAACTCTTTATGAGTTTGGTAACTCCGACCAACACAGCCGCTTTATCCCGCGCATCTGCCAAGGTGAAACCATGTCAATGGACTTGACAGAACCGGATGCAGGTTCCGACCTTCAATCTGTTATGCTGAAAGCTACTTACAGCGAAAAAGACGGATGCTGGTTGCTGAACGGTGTGAAACGTTTCATCACGAACGGCGACGCCGATATTCATCTCGTACTGGCACGTTCGGAAGAAGGGACAAGAGACGGTCGTGGTTTGTCCATGTTCATCTATGACAAACGTCAGGGTGGCGTGAACGTACGTCGTATCGAAAACAAACTCGGTATCCACGGTTCTCCTACCTGCGAATTGGTATATAAGAATGCAAAAGCTGAACTTTGCGGTGACCGCAAACTCGGTTTGATTAAATACGTAATGGCTTTGATGAACGGTGCCCGTCTGGGTATTGCCGCACAATCTGTAGGATTGAGCCAGGCAGCTTACAATGAGGGGTTGGCATACGCTAAAGACCGTAAGCAGTTCGGAAAAGCAATTATCGAATTCCCGGCTGTGTATGACATGCTGGCTATCATGAAAGGCAAACTGGATGCCGGACGTGCTTTACTGTATCAAACATCTCGCTACGTAGACATCTACAAAGCATTGGACGACATCGCCCGCGAACGTAAACTGACTCCGGAAGAACGCCAGGAACAGAAGAAATATGCTAAATTAGCAGACAGCTTTACTCCGCTGGCTAAAGGTATGAACTCTGAATATGCGAACCAAAACGCTTACGACTGTATTCAGATTCACGGTGGTTCAGGTTTCATGATGGAATATGCCTGTCAACGCATCTATCGCGACGCACGCATCACCAGCATCTACGAAGGAACTACCCAGTTGCAGACCGTAGCCGCTATCCGTTACGTGACCAATGGTTCTTACATCGCTACTATCCGCGAGTTTGAAGCTATTCCTTGCTCACCGGACATGGAACCACTGATGTCTCGTCTGAAAAAGATGGCTGACAAATTCGAAGCAAGCACCAATGCAGTGAAAGAAGCACAAGACCAGGAATTGCTTGACTTCACCGCTCGCAAACTGGTAGAAATGGCTGCTGACATTATCATGTGTCACCTGCTGATTCAGGATGCCAGCAAGGCTTCCGAACTGTTCTCCAAATCTGCACATGTATATTTGAACTATGCAGAAGCGGAAGTAGAAAAGCACTCAAACTTCATCAAGAACTTCGATAAAGAAGACTTGGCATTCTACAAAAAGTAATAAATACGCTATCAAATCTCATAAAAGCATCCCTTCTTAGGAAGCGGATGCTTTTTTATTTGTCACATTCTATTATTTTTCATTATTATTCTATACATTTGTCAGTGGGATAAGTAACTTCTAATCGACGACTCTACATAAGAGCACGATTCGAAGTCCCGTTCAATACGTATTCTCATGAAGAAGAAATAGAAAAGAGATGGCAGAGGATTTAATCATCAGCACAGGAAATAAGGAAGAGAAATACCGGGAGTTACTTCCACAACTACACGCTTTGGTAAGTACGGAAACGGATCCCATAGCCAATCTTGCCAACATTGCGGCAGCGCTAAAACAGACTTTCGGTTTCTTCTGGGTAGGTTTTTACCTTGTGAAAGAGGATGAACTCGTACTGGGTCCGTTTCAGGGTCCCATTGCCTGTACCCGCATCCGCCTTGGCAGAGGAGTTTGCGGCACAGCCTGGAAAGAAGCGCGTACACTGATTGTTCCTGATGTAGAACAGTTTCCCGGACACATTGCTTGTAGTTCGGACTCGAAATCGGAAATAGTAGTACCGATCCTCCAACAGGGTGAAGTTGTTGGAGTGCTGGATATTGACAGTGATGAACTGGATAGTTTCGACATCATCGATGCACGCTATCTGGAAGAGATTTGTACGTATATTGGATAAGTTGACAACCATGCAAACGTCCTAACGTCCTAAAAAACGGAGACCCTATTTTTTTACCAGTCCATATCTTCTATTTCCCGTTCTCGGTACAGCAGAAGTTGTTTGCGAAGCGAACTCATTTCGCGTCTCATGTCTTCCATCTTTTCCAGTAAATGATGAATGGCATCGATACCTTCCATATTGATGGATAAGTCGTAGTACATTCTACTGTAACGTTCCACGTTCGGGAGTTCCGACAAAAGCAGATAATGTTCGCCGCCTTCGGTATGTACGTTAATCAAACCGCCCTCTTCCAACAAGTCGATGAATGAAGGCTCAATATGACATTTGTGACAGTATTCACTGACAATAATTAATTCGGTCTGCATAGTGCTCATTCATTTTAGTTCATACTCTGTAATTGACGGAACAACTCTTTCTGTTTGTCGGTCAAGTTCGTAGGAATCTTGACGGAATAGGTCACAATCAAGTCACCGAATTGTCCTTCCTTCTTATAAACCGGGAATCCTTTACCTTTCAGTCGGACTTTCGTACCATTCTGCGTTTCCGGCTTTATCTTCAGTTTCACTTTACCATCCAGCGTGTCGATCACTTTCTCACCTCCCAATATAGCAGAGTAAAGGTCTACTTCCACATCTACGTATAGGTCGTCGCCCAGGCGTTTGAACACCGGGTCATCGGCTATCACGAACGTAATGTATAAGTCGCCCGTAGGTCCTCCGTTGACACCTTCGGCTCCGTAGCCTTTCAGTTTGATTACCTGTCCGTCGGCTACACCGGCAGGGATAGTGATACGCACTTGTTTACCATTGACGGTCAATATCTGCTTATGCGTTTGAGCAGCATTACGAAGGGAAAGATGAAGTTCGGCATTAAAGTCCTGTCCGCGGAATCCCGCAGAGCCTTGTCCTCTTCCTCCCCGATGTCCGAACATGGATTCGAAGAAATCGGAAAATCCACTGGCATTGCCACCGGAAAATCCCTCTCCATCGGAACTATACCAATAACTTCCGTTACCGTCGGAGAAACCTTGACCTGCACCACCGAATCCGCCGAAACCTCCCGCACCGCCATAGCCTCCGGCTTGCTGCTGTGCACGTTTCTGCGCTTCGAATTCATCGGCATGTTTCCAATGTTCACCGTACTCATCATACTTTTTACGTTTCTCTGGATCACTTAGTACTTCATTGGCTTCGTTGATTTCCTGAAATTTATCCTTTGCACTCGGGTCATTGGGATTCAGGTCAGGATGATATTTTCGGGCCAATTTACGAAAAGCCTTTTTGATATCATCCTGAG
The Bacteroides caecimuris DNA segment above includes these coding regions:
- a CDS encoding GNAT family N-acetyltransferase; amino-acid sequence: MVQKTKIIVQKKNYTLRTWQTEDAASLAQYLNNKNIWNNCRDGLPYPYSQEDANVFLAMVQAKENIHDFCIEINGEAVGNIGFIPATDVERFSAEVGYWIGEPFWNQGIVTDALKKAINYYFEHTDKIRVFAVVFEHNSPSMRVLEKVGFTKVGIMQKAIFKNDNFMNAHYYELIK
- a CDS encoding electron transfer flavoprotein subunit beta/FixA family protein, yielding MSLKIVVLAKQVPDTRNVGKDAMKADGTINRAALPAIFNPEDLNALEQALRLKDAHPGSTVTILTMGPGRAADIIREGLFRGADNGYLLTDRAFAGADTLATSYALATAIRKIGEYDIIIGGRQAIDGDTAQVGPQVAEKLGLTQITYAEEILEVGDGKIKVKRHIDGGVETVEGPLPIVITVNGSAAPCRPRNAKLVQKYKHAKTVTEKQQGNLDYTDLYDKRDYLNLAEWSVADVNGDLAQCGLSGSPTKVKAIQNIVFQAKESKTISGSDRDVEDLIVELLANHTIG
- a CDS encoding electron transfer flavoprotein subunit alpha/FixB family protein, whose protein sequence is MNNLFVYCEIEEGNVLDVSLELLTKGRSLANQLNCQLEAVVAGTGLKEIEKQILPYGVDKLHVFDGEGLYPYTSLPHTSILVNLFKEEQPQICLMGATVIGRDLGPRVSSALTSGLTADCTSLEIGDHEDKKEGKTYKNLLYQIRPAFGGNIVATIVNPEHRPQMATVREGVMKKEILSPTYQGEVIRHDVKKYVADTDYVVKVIERHVEKAKNNLKGSPIIVAGGYGVGSKENFDLLFDLAKELHAEVGASRAAVDAGFADHDRQIGQTGVTVRPKLYIACGISGQIQHIAGMQESGIIISINNDPDAPINTIADYVINGTIEEVVPKMIKYYKQNSK
- a CDS encoding acyl-CoA dehydrogenase family protein, whose translation is MANYYTDIPELKFHLNNPMMKRICELKERNYRDKDEFDYAPLDFEDAVDSYDKVLEITGEITGEIIAPNAEGVDTEGPHCANGRVEYASGTKQNLDAMVKAGLNGMTMPRKFGGLNFPITPYTMCAEIVAAADAGFGNIWSLQDCIETLYEFGNSDQHSRFIPRICQGETMSMDLTEPDAGSDLQSVMLKATYSEKDGCWLLNGVKRFITNGDADIHLVLARSEEGTRDGRGLSMFIYDKRQGGVNVRRIENKLGIHGSPTCELVYKNAKAELCGDRKLGLIKYVMALMNGARLGIAAQSVGLSQAAYNEGLAYAKDRKQFGKAIIEFPAVYDMLAIMKGKLDAGRALLYQTSRYVDIYKALDDIARERKLTPEERQEQKKYAKLADSFTPLAKGMNSEYANQNAYDCIQIHGGSGFMMEYACQRIYRDARITSIYEGTTQLQTVAAIRYVTNGSYIATIREFEAIPCSPDMEPLMSRLKKMADKFEASTNAVKEAQDQELLDFTARKLVEMAADIIMCHLLIQDASKASELFSKSAHVYLNYAEAEVEKHSNFIKNFDKEDLAFYKK
- a CDS encoding GAF domain-containing protein, which gives rise to MAEDLIISTGNKEEKYRELLPQLHALVSTETDPIANLANIAAALKQTFGFFWVGFYLVKEDELVLGPFQGPIACTRIRLGRGVCGTAWKEARTLIVPDVEQFPGHIACSSDSKSEIVVPILQQGEVVGVLDIDSDELDSFDIIDARYLEEICTYIG
- a CDS encoding chaperone modulator CbpM — translated: MQTELIIVSEYCHKCHIEPSFIDLLEEGGLINVHTEGGEHYLLLSELPNVERYSRMYYDLSINMEGIDAIHHLLEKMEDMRREMSSLRKQLLLYREREIEDMDW
- a CDS encoding DnaJ C-terminal domain-containing protein, with the translated sequence MAYIDYYKILGVDKRASQDDIKKAFRKLARKYHPDLNPNDPSAKDKFQEINEANEVLSDPEKRKKYDEYGEHWKHADEFEAQKRAQQQAGGYGGAGGFGGFGGAGQGFSDGNGSYWYSSDGEGFSGGNASGFSDFFESMFGHRGGRGQGSAGFRGQDFNAELHLSLRNAAQTHKQILTVNGKQVRITIPAGVADGQVIKLKGYGAEGVNGGPTGDLYITFVIADDPVFKRLGDDLYVDVEVDLYSAILGGEKVIDTLDGKVKLKIKPETQNGTKVRLKGKGFPVYKKEGQFGDLIVTYSVKIPTNLTDKQKELFRQLQSMN